AAGATGAAAAAGTATCTGTGATGCAGGTCAAATTCAAGAAAAAATACTGATTTAATGTTTCAGATTGTAAACATtgtatcagaaacagaatcagaattaggtttattatcactaacatttgtcatgaaatttgttgctttgcagcaacaAGACATGAAAGTTACAatgagttacaaaataaatagtgcgaaagacaaagagtgaggtagtgttcatgagttcatagaTTGTTTAGATATCTGATGGTAGATGAGAAGGAGCTGCCCTTAAATCACCAATTGTGATTTGGGCACCTGCACCTCTTCCCCGATGGTAGTAAAGCAAAGAGGGTATGTCTCAGATGGTAAAGGTCCTTAATGagggatgccaccttcttgaggcactgcctgctgaagatgtccttgatggtggggaggactgtGCCTGTGATGAAGGAGGCTAAGTTTATAATCCCCTGCAACCTCTTGCAATCATGTGCATTGTAGCTTCCAGGATGAGATGCTACTACCATATATccatagaatgctctccaccctACATCTGTATAAATTTGCAAGATATTTTtatgacataccaaacctcctcaaatttATAAGTAGAGCAGttagtgtgccttctttgtgattgcatcaatgttttACGCCCAGGATAGATCCACTGAGATTCTGATGTCCtagaacctgaaattgctcaccctctccataCCTAACCACTCaatgaggactgtgtgtgtgttctcTCGACTTCATCTTCCTGAAGTCCTCAATGAAATCCTTGGCTGGTTGTTGTTGTTACactactcaaccagccaatctatctcactcctttgCAATACAACAGGGTTCTGAGCAAGTAGAGGCttgaaaaatgggaaaaatagTATAAATCAAACTGGAAGATGTGTGATCAGACTGCTGGCAAAAGAGATAAATGACTAAAGGAATGATTGTACGAGGCTAAAGTGGTGGTGACAGGGTTCAGAACTGCAGGTAAATCTCAAGTAGATTTGAATGGAAGGTAGATTCATGTAATTGTTACCAGTCACCTGCTAATAAAATGGAACTGGCTGTTACAATCTGAATTTAATGAGCTCCATTTTCAGTCCAGATGATTGTGAAGTGGAGTATCACTGTTTCTCAGTCCTCTTTCATGCTTCATTGGAATGGTGTGGAGTGCCAAGGGAGAGGTCTGGAAAGGGCCTGGGAGGCAGTGGGGCAAAAGATTAAATGTTAAGCTACTGGAAGCCCAGGATCACGctaatgcaggggttcccaacctttttaatgccatggacaaATACCATTATGTGAAGgatccatggatcccaggttgggaattcTTGCTCTAATGGATTAAGTGAAAGTGCGCAAtgtgtgtttattttttttttcccaaTGTAAGCTTCTGTGAACAGTAAAGAATTTAGTACGAGTTCATATCACCGTGTTTTGAGTGGAGAGGTTAATAACTTTCTTAAGGACTCTTTTTATATTCTAATTGTAATATAGTTATAGGTAAATACAGTGtggatacaggtccttcagcccatttcAACCATAAAGCATCATCAACATAGACAATCTAAGTAGCtccaattgtgttctttcttgtaaaattgtCTATAATTTATatctgtttttcttgtgaatactgcATTTATAATGCCACATACCTATAATGCTGCTGCAGATagatttttcattgcacctgtataCACATGTGCTTGTGCATAAGATGATAAAGTGGACTCtgacaatgagaagagtgctTATGAATATGAAAGATCTTGGTAGTGTGATTTGACTGGAGAGGTGGTAACCTTAGGATGTGTTGGAGTTAATTGGCAAAATCTGGAGGGGGTAACTTTTTGTAAGCAGCGATGTTTTTGATCTGACGTGCACAGCCGGAAAGGACAGCAGAGGCAGATTGAAAGTGCCTTTCAAATGGATGATAATAAAGAAATGAAATTCTACAGGACTGTGAAGAAAGGGAAAAAGACTGGAGTTAACTGGGAAAGACTTTCTAAAGGGTTGGTACAGGCATTGTGAACTCAATATCTCTGATACCAGAGTAGTGTGATCAACtaagtcaagtatgatgttctctGAAGGGGGTgacaattggtgggtcctcaggtggctgtagaggcccatTGGGTATCCACATATTATGGTGCAAAGTGGGCAGGCCTAAGTGGTGGCTGGAGTTAGGTCATTTGGTTGTTTAGTCTCTCCTTTTGCAGATGCCGCTTATTTTCTGTGGCACAGCAAAGGTTACTCTCGTGTAGCACAGAATTCTTCCAGATGTATTTATTGAGTGCAaagtcttcccagtttttagattaTAAGTACCTGGGGAAATCATGGCGATACCCAGCCAACATCAAGACATTCATCCTTTTCTTCTATGTATTAAATACAGGTTGCTTATCAATATTGCAGTATATAAATAGTGGAAGATTTCACTGCTGGAAGGTGTAGTGCTGACGCCAAATCAAATAAGCTTTAATTGAAGTTAGATTTCACCATCATTGATATTTCTGTGAGCAGCATCACCACTCAAATATGACTCTTGAAGGCAGCAGTCACAATTCATTACAGCTGCTGTCTCTTTACTGTGTAACAGACAAAAGAGGGTACAAGCTGTTAAAGATATGGTCTCCAAGACAACCAGACATCAATTATACACATTGTGGGTGTCATGGAGAAGAGGCTGGAGGGGGCATTCAGAGAGGATCAAAAGGCTTCTgagatggaaacaggcccttagaTCCAACTGGCCTATGCTGACCATCTAACCTAttcctatttgcctgcatttggcccacctctctctaaaccttttctatccatatacctgtccaagtgccttttaaatgtggataatgtacctgcctcaacaatGTTcttcagcagcccattccatgtactgaccactctctggatgaaaacaAGTTGCCCCTGAGGTTCCTAtttaatctcttccttctcaCTCTAAGCCCATGTCCTCAAGCTCTTGATTCCCCAATCCTGGGAAACAGAGACCACTGAATGTTAGAGAATATATTAATGCTAAGAGGGAGAATCGATGTACTTTATAATGAATTCCAAAAAGAAGTGTCACCAGAGTTGTAAAAATGCTGGCTTGTTCATGCTGATCTGTTGACACATGCTTCACATAACACTTCCCACACAATGCCCACAAACGTAGGATATGGTTATTTGGTTCATGTTCTCCACTGAGGCAGGAATCACCAGGCATACAGGGAGACTGTACAAAGCTGCCAACCCCATTTGAATTTATTCCTTCAGTTTTTGCATCAAATCCAATATCTGACTGGGAAGGGCTTCTGAGCCACTTTGCAATATGAATAAAGTACTAGTTTTGTGCTGCAATTCCAATTTACAATTTCCAGGCTTTGCTGGTGGTGAAGGCTGATTTTCTTCTCCCCCAGTACTCATACAGCTTGGTCACCTGGACATTCCATTACAGTGTGCATCTTGCTCCTGCCACAAACCTTAGTCTAGATGGTGGACGTTACAAGTACCCACACAGAGAGTCGTAAAGcaatacaacacaaaagcagGTCCTTGAGCCCacctagttcatgccaaactattCCACCgagtcccatcaacctacacctaGACCGTTGCTCtcaatatccctcccatccatgcacttatccaaacttctcttaactttTGAAATTGAGCCCGGATCCACTACTCTTGCTGGTagttctttccacactctcaccatcctctgtgtgaagaagttctccctcatgtttccctttaaatatttgcCCTTTTACCCTTAACTAATAACCTCTAATTTGTCTCATCCACCCTCAGTGGATAaagtctgcttacatttaccctgtctaaAACCCTCATGAAATCATACCACTGCAAACATACACAATGTAACTGAAATGGTTGACTCAAAGGGCAGCAGAGCAGCTTATCAGTTAGTGTAAGACTACTACAGCGCTAGTGATCTGGGTTCAGTTCCATCGCTGTTTGTATACTCGCCATAACTGTGTGGGTTTACTCCCATATTCCACAAAcacacaggttggtaggttaattggtcaaataAGTATAACTAGGCAACATGGACTCATAGGGCCAGAAAAGGCTGTTACAGTACTGTatgtctaaataaataaagtaattgATGAATGATTTTCCTTGGACCAGGCATTCGGGGTAGATTTTCCACTGGAAGCATTATTTTCTTTAAACCACTAACTCACAAGCAACACAAACtagtcaaaaaaaaagaaatcaattaATAGGTGACAGAGTTGACATTGAAGCAGAATGAATGCAAGAATTCCTTCTGTAAGTGATGCGATGTGACTAGTTTGCCACATGATGTGCTGCGTGAGACTGTTCACTTGACTACCGACACTGAGAAGAAGCAGTCAGTGGAAGATCTCCCACAATGTCCTATGACAGCACACTTTGCAAAAAATGCCTGTGTTCTGGGAGACAACTGAACCCAAGGTGGAAGATCAATTCAGTAGACAAGTTACTTTTAGTACAATTGAAAAAAAGACAACAGGCTGTGTGATAGTTTAAGTATACTGATAACtaaaataatttattatttttctgtgtgtgtgatgtaTATATTTTATTAAACAGAGAATGTTCCTGAGATACCAATCCACAACATGTCAACAGCAGTTCTAAACAAACTGTGGTAACATCAATCCACAGCATGTCATCAGCAATCCTAAAGAAACTATGGTAACATTGCAAAAGACTCAATTTAATTAGTTGGCAGTTTACAACAAAGAATCAGCACGGAAAACATGgtaaattaaactaaaaagtaCAGAAATTGAGGTGATAGCACAAAAATTATATGTTGAAGTAAACGATTAGAATGGCCAATGTGGACCAACTTACACGTGAAACCACAAGATCTCATAAAATATATTAACCCCTATCCTCTTGAAGACAGAAAGAGGGAATGTACTGAACATGCTCATAACTTACTAGTTGCATACTTTGCCAAGAGATATTTTTCCATACTTGCCATTGGATTATCAATGTCAAAATCAACCTTAAACAAGGGCTTTTGTCCTAAGGCTAAATAGCCCACGATAATACAGATCTGTGCAGTGAAGCCCCATATAGTGAATGACTTTTGCAGCTGCCGATCTTTAAACGTAAAGAAGTGCAGCAACATCCCTGAGTTGTATGGAGTGGAAGAGTGCTCCTCTGACTTTAAGAAGTGGTACAATGGAAGGATAAATACATCACTCACTTCATCAGCATTGGGCTGTGGCCTGAAGGTATCTGAGATAAATGCCACCACCGGTGTTACCAAAATATCATCCTGTGGTGGGTCAGAAAGATAAACATTataatgatatatatatatatattctttgaCTCCCTGCCCATGATGATTATTTCCCCCCAAAAGCTGGCCAAACCTAATCACACACTATCGAAGTGACTTGCGAAATTCagtttccatctccatctcccaTTATCTCTACAGTCCCCTTCCTAACCAGCCTTTTGATATACAGAATATCAATCAACAGACATGAAGAGCAAATTACTCACAATTCAGCCCAATTTGTCTATGCTGATGAAGATCCCTATCTGAGCTGGTCCCATTTTCCTGTTTGgttcctttcccatccatgtccaaatgccttttcagcagctctaccacttcctcttgcAGCATGATCCAcctacccaccactctgtgagtGGAAAGGTTTCCCTCAAGTCGTTTCTTACCTTACAATAAATCTACGCCATTTAGTTTCCAGCTTTGGGGAAAAAGTCCATGACCATTCACCTTTTTATGTCCTTCGTGGTTTTATATACCttaataagatcacccctcagcctcctacactTCAAGAAAGAAAGcttcagcctatccaatctctccttataactcaagtccctctgatctggcaacattcttgttgACTCTGCTTTCTATAGCCCCTTAAGTGCCACCTAGACTTCCTCGCATTTATAACCCTTACTCTGGCATGTAGAGTTAGGAGTTACAGTGAGAGTAATTAGTTTGACCTGTGAGTTTATTTCTCCTCTCTACCAGTACTATAATTCACTAAGAACTAGCCATAGTCTAGCTCTGGTCCAGATGCCTGTAAAAGCCACTGTTACCTTGTTGATGATAGGGACCAATTTGCAGATAACCTCCACCTGATCTGGAGGAAGGCCGATTTCTTCTTGAGCTTCACGGAGAGCTGTATCTATGTCACTTCCGTCTTTCTTTTCCTGCTTCCCACCAGGAAAGCAAACCTCTCCTTGGCTGCTGTGCAACTTTAACACAAAAACACAGTTAGAGAGAAATATCTTTGGGAACTATTTTAGAAGTTTCCT
The DNA window shown above is from Hypanus sabinus isolate sHypSab1 chromosome 17, sHypSab1.hap1, whole genome shotgun sequence and carries:
- the nudt7 gene encoding peroxisomal coenzyme A diphosphatase NUDT7 isoform X2, with the translated sequence MAEYQPARTSIKERAKHALKLYDIGSKYSDLTLPRASVLVPLLIKNEELHVLLTVRSMKLHSSQGEVCFPGGKQEKKDGSDIDTALREAQEEIGLPPDQVEVICKLVPIINKDDILVTPVVAFISDTFRPQPNADEVSDVFILPLYHFLKSEEHSSTPYNSGMLLHFFTFKDRQLQKSFTIWGFTAQICIIVGYLALGQKPLFKVDFDIDNPMASMEKYLLAKYATSKL
- the nudt7 gene encoding peroxisomal coenzyme A diphosphatase NUDT7 isoform X1; amino-acid sequence: MLYTCWYRRTSIKERAKHALKLYDIGSKYSDLTLPRASVLVPLLIKNEELHVLLTVRSMKLHSSQGEVCFPGGKQEKKDGSDIDTALREAQEEIGLPPDQVEVICKLVPIINKDDILVTPVVAFISDTFRPQPNADEVSDVFILPLYHFLKSEEHSSTPYNSGMLLHFFTFKDRQLQKSFTIWGFTAQICIIVGYLALGQKPLFKVDFDIDNPMASMEKYLLAKYATSKL